AAGTGTTCTGTAAATTTCATAATCTGATATTTTGCCTTTTTTCTGTATAATCCTGAATATTTCCGGGACATCCCAAGTATTCTTATTAATTACTACTTTGCAATTGTCAGGCAAAACTCTTACTATATTATCATAAAACCCGCCACCGGTAATATGGCAAATTCCCAAAACTGACGATTGATACTTTCTCAAAACATTTAAAACTTCACGAACATATATTTTTGTTGGAGTTATAAGTACTTTGCCGTATTTTTTTAATTCTTTTTCTGAAAAAACTTTCCTAACCAGTGAAAAACCGTTTGAATGAAGCCCCGATGATGGAATACCGATAACTAAATCACCTTCTTTTATTTTAGAGCCGTCAATAACATCTTTTTTATCAACACTCCCGACAGTAAAACCTGCCAAATCATAATCATCACCCTTATAAAAACCCGGCATCTCCGCTGTTTCTCCACCCAATAATACACATTGTGCCTGGTCACAACCTTCTTTTATTCCTTTAATCACCTGTTTCGCTATATTTAAATCTAATTTTCCACAGGCAAAATAATCCAGGAAAAATAACGGTTTTGCACCGCAGCATAAAACATCATTAACATTCATAGCAACAAGATCTATTCCGACCGTATCATGCTTTTTAATTATTTGCGCAATTTTAAGCTTGGTCCCAACACCATCACAAGAAGCCGATATAAACTTATTGTTGTCAACCGGGAAAAGTCCTGAAAACCCGCCGATTGTCGGATTAAGTTTTTTTATCCAATCCACCAGACTATTCGCCTTATCAACATCCACCCCTGATTTTTTGTAAGTTATCATTGTTTTATTTCTCCCTTAAAAATTGTGTAATGTGCAATGTGACATGTGTTATGTAAAAATAAATAGAGATTAAAAATATAGAAATTTACTTCGTGAAATTTATTGAAACTTATAGTAATTTGTTGTAATTTATTTTATTTCTACCAATTTCCATATATTTCTTAATTTCTATCATATATTCTAATTCTCTAACTATCTAATTTCTAACCCCAAATCCTCCCATGACTCATTTGTTAAAACTATATTTTATTAATTATTTCATATTCCTGCTGCCAGGTTTTACTACGGGTATATTTTTTTTACATAACGGGCAATCTTCGGGTTTATAAGTCTCTATTTTTATCTTCATTA
This sequence is a window from Elusimicrobiota bacterium. Protein-coding genes within it:
- the purM gene encoding phosphoribosylformylglycinamidine cyclo-ligase, producing MITYKKSGVDVDKANSLVDWIKKLNPTIGGFSGLFPVDNNKFISASCDGVGTKLKIAQIIKKHDTVGIDLVAMNVNDVLCCGAKPLFFLDYFACGKLDLNIAKQVIKGIKEGCDQAQCVLLGGETAEMPGFYKGDDYDLAGFTVGSVDKKDVIDGSKIKEGDLVIGIPSSGLHSNGFSLVRKVFSEKELKKYGKVLITPTKIYVREVLNVLRKYQSSVLGICHITGGGFYDNIVRVLPDNCKVVINKNTWDVPEIFRIIQKKGKISDYEIYRTLNMGIGMIMVVKSSKSTEIRKLLKNSTIIGEIVKGPKAVEVL